The following are encoded together in the Arcticibacterium luteifluviistationis genome:
- a CDS encoding hybrid sensor histidine kinase/response regulator transcription factor, with the protein MSLKKYLFIFCYLLSSICIGQFNNLKFENLDTYNGLSSSTCFEIFQDQDGFLWFGTIDGLNKYNGHEFEIFRSELNNQKTLSNNRINAIEEDSEGNLWIGTNNGLNLYNKQTNAFTRINLYSQVSLANSSQKIINDLLFDDTTKKLWVATNNGAIKIALGDHSANSKNYEYSYYLKDQTDANSLDDNIVNVILKDGDQKIWIGTNGQNLNRYNPTKNNFDRIPIQNQKPYELNHKPKKVFIDADGDFWIGNDLSNLILWKRKENEFKHVALVNKTIPIHDIYQDKNGLFWVSADAFGLYLFSKDKGEVKLEKHIESNTSDPFSLPNNKPAKIFEDTKGIYWIGSYDKGVSKLDPTNYSFGHYYYQANNPNGLNEKIVQSVLEDSKGRIWISAYNGGLNLFDEKTKSFKHYSSSRTGLSSDRILYTFQSSDGSIWVCTLDGGVNKFNPENNSFQTFLHKKNDPNSIGQSSVWTGTEDKLKRIWFGLRTEGLSLYDPKTGHFKTYKNTNIKEKGLVSNSVICNFIDSQNRLFIGTSLGLNYVELDKLDGYIPKDIPFKLIKEKNLEGAGINYVTEDSSGNIWIGSDYGVYKLNKKLKLEKSYSSNNGLPNNLVIGIKEDNNKKIWITTKGGLSLLDPKTDNFKNYNVHDGIQGPEFQTKSIEKTKNGRIIVGGINGFNIFQPSDIKTSNTDSLHPLITKFKLNNKIVSAGDTINGRVLLNKGISKTKNLTLKYNENYISFEIVALHFDNSEQVKYAYRMKGLDNEFISLGSNRVVNLSNLEFGNYIFEVKASLTGDWDSAETAYLNIEITPPLWRTWWAYLIYFILGSLLLWALVHYYTLKIREDQQHELDQKQLEFFMNVSHEFRTPLTLILNPVNKILANFGNDPQVIKASATSIQRSARRLMHLVNQLLDYRKMDVGMYPMQLEKGDIVKFSKEIFSLFKDLALKKDILYTFKNSPETINCLFDFDKVEKIITNLISNAIKFTNSEGSISVSVEKIKLPASNSKLALFKKKELTDYILLTVEDTGIGLDTDQKQNIFSRFYSIDKTKSGTGIGLNFTKGLVELHGGEISIDSKRKKGTKFIVKLPYDVKSKPKNVENVKNEYLINSMRAVEYDMLISNDTTSDNNDDKKSKLITNEKLPMVLIVEDNKELRVHLTNDLKDSYQVKEAVNGEEGLKMIEKHHPDIVISDVMMPKMDGFEMCKLMKTDLETSHIPIILLTARTLEEDRIEGYENGADGYLSKPFSIDVLRSRISNLLVAKNRLRQRFSEIGGVFPSREVTTNNIDEAFLDKATRIVMKNISDLDFKQEDLLKDMHLGRSQFYRKINALTGNNPSHFIRTIRLRYASDLLLKNEYSIKEITYMAGFNSTAYFSKTFRELFELTPTQYMEQAAKTVKS; encoded by the coding sequence ATGAGTTTAAAGAAGTATCTTTTTATTTTTTGTTATTTACTAAGCAGTATTTGTATTGGACAATTCAACAATTTAAAATTTGAGAATTTAGATACATATAATGGGCTGTCTAGTAGTACATGCTTTGAGATATTTCAGGACCAAGATGGCTTTTTATGGTTTGGAACCATAGATGGTTTAAATAAATACAATGGCCATGAATTTGAGATTTTCAGGTCGGAACTAAACAATCAAAAGACATTAAGCAACAATAGAATTAACGCCATAGAAGAAGATAGCGAAGGCAATTTATGGATTGGTACCAATAATGGATTAAATCTATATAACAAACAAACCAATGCTTTCACTAGAATAAATCTATATAGCCAAGTCTCATTGGCAAATAGCTCTCAAAAAATCATAAATGACCTATTATTTGATGATACTACAAAAAAACTGTGGGTAGCCACTAATAATGGAGCTATTAAAATTGCTCTGGGAGACCATAGTGCCAACTCCAAAAACTATGAATATTCATACTACTTAAAAGACCAAACGGACGCAAACTCTTTAGATGACAATATTGTAAATGTTATCTTAAAAGACGGTGACCAGAAAATATGGATTGGCACCAATGGTCAAAACTTAAATAGATACAATCCTACTAAAAACAACTTTGACCGAATTCCAATACAAAATCAAAAGCCTTACGAGCTAAACCATAAGCCCAAAAAAGTATTCATAGATGCTGATGGTGACTTTTGGATAGGAAACGACCTTTCCAACTTGATTCTATGGAAGAGAAAAGAAAACGAATTCAAGCATGTTGCTTTGGTTAACAAAACCATCCCAATTCATGATATTTATCAAGACAAAAATGGCCTTTTCTGGGTTTCAGCTGATGCCTTTGGCCTATATTTGTTTTCAAAAGACAAAGGAGAAGTAAAGCTAGAAAAGCATATCGAAAGCAATACCTCCGACCCCTTCTCTCTACCAAACAACAAACCCGCCAAAATATTCGAAGATACAAAAGGAATATACTGGATAGGCAGTTATGACAAAGGCGTTAGCAAACTAGACCCCACTAACTATTCTTTTGGCCATTACTATTATCAAGCTAACAACCCTAATGGCTTAAATGAGAAAATAGTCCAGTCTGTATTAGAAGACTCCAAAGGGAGAATTTGGATTAGTGCTTATAATGGAGGCCTTAACCTTTTTGACGAGAAAACGAAGTCGTTTAAACATTATAGTAGCAGCCGAACTGGCTTAAGTTCCGACAGGATTCTATACACTTTTCAAAGCAGTGATGGGAGTATTTGGGTTTGTACATTAGACGGAGGTGTAAATAAATTCAACCCTGAGAACAACAGTTTTCAGACTTTCCTTCACAAAAAAAACGACCCTAATTCTATAGGTCAAAGTTCAGTATGGACAGGCACCGAAGATAAGTTAAAAAGGATATGGTTTGGATTAAGAACCGAAGGACTAAGCCTTTACGACCCTAAGACCGGCCATTTTAAGACATACAAAAACACAAATATTAAGGAGAAAGGCTTAGTAAGCAACTCGGTAATTTGCAATTTTATTGATTCTCAAAACCGCCTTTTCATAGGTACCTCACTCGGCTTAAATTATGTGGAACTTGACAAGCTGGATGGTTATATTCCAAAAGACATCCCTTTTAAGCTTATTAAAGAAAAAAATTTAGAAGGTGCCGGAATAAACTATGTGACCGAGGATAGTTCAGGTAATATCTGGATAGGGTCAGATTATGGAGTTTATAAGCTAAACAAAAAATTAAAACTTGAAAAGTCATACTCCTCCAATAATGGTTTACCCAACAATCTTGTCATAGGAATAAAAGAGGACAACAATAAAAAGATATGGATAACCACCAAAGGGGGCTTGTCTTTGCTAGACCCAAAAACAGATAATTTCAAAAACTATAATGTTCATGATGGAATTCAAGGGCCCGAATTTCAGACAAAGTCCATTGAAAAAACGAAAAACGGACGTATCATAGTTGGAGGTATTAATGGTTTCAATATTTTTCAGCCTAGTGACATTAAAACCTCAAATACCGATAGCCTGCACCCACTGATAACAAAGTTTAAACTAAATAATAAAATAGTTTCTGCCGGAGATACCATCAATGGACGCGTGCTTCTAAATAAGGGGATTTCGAAAACTAAAAACCTTACTTTAAAGTACAATGAAAACTATATCTCGTTTGAGATTGTGGCTCTTCATTTTGACAATTCTGAACAGGTCAAGTACGCTTACAGAATGAAAGGACTTGATAACGAATTCATTAGTCTAGGCTCTAACAGAGTTGTAAATCTTTCAAACTTAGAATTCGGAAATTATATTTTTGAAGTGAAAGCTTCGCTTACTGGCGATTGGGATTCGGCTGAAACGGCCTATTTAAACATTGAAATCACCCCTCCTCTTTGGAGAACTTGGTGGGCGTATCTGATTTACTTCATTTTGGGTTCACTCCTGCTATGGGCCTTAGTGCACTACTATACCCTCAAAATACGAGAAGACCAGCAGCATGAGTTAGACCAAAAACAACTAGAGTTTTTCATGAATGTGTCTCATGAGTTTAGAACGCCTTTAACGCTTATTCTAAATCCCGTAAATAAAATATTAGCCAATTTCGGAAATGACCCACAAGTGATAAAAGCCTCCGCTACATCTATACAACGAAGTGCAAGGCGACTGATGCACTTGGTAAACCAATTACTGGATTACCGGAAAATGGACGTTGGCATGTATCCTATGCAGTTAGAAAAAGGGGATATTGTCAAGTTTAGTAAAGAGATATTTTCACTTTTTAAAGATTTAGCTCTAAAAAAAGATATCCTCTACACATTTAAAAATAGCCCAGAGACTATCAACTGCCTTTTTGACTTTGATAAAGTTGAAAAAATCATCACTAACTTAATTTCAAACGCCATAAAATTCACCAACAGCGAAGGTTCTATTTCTGTATCGGTTGAGAAAATTAAGCTTCCAGCCAGTAATTCAAAACTCGCTTTATTTAAAAAGAAAGAATTGACAGACTACATTCTTCTGACGGTAGAAGACACTGGAATTGGCCTAGATACAGACCAAAAGCAAAACATTTTTTCACGCTTCTACAGTATTGACAAAACTAAATCAGGAACTGGAATTGGGCTTAATTTCACCAAAGGATTAGTAGAACTTCATGGCGGTGAAATATCAATAGATAGTAAACGAAAAAAAGGAACAAAATTCATTGTTAAACTACCTTACGATGTAAAATCAAAACCCAAAAATGTAGAAAACGTCAAAAATGAATACCTCATAAATTCTATGAGAGCTGTGGAATATGATATGCTAATATCAAACGACACCACTTCTGACAACAATGATGACAAAAAGTCTAAGCTAATTACCAATGAGAAACTACCAATGGTGCTCATAGTAGAAGACAATAAAGAATTAAGAGTACACCTGACCAATGACCTTAAAGACTCGTATCAGGTAAAAGAGGCTGTTAATGGAGAGGAAGGACTAAAAATGATAGAAAAGCACCATCCTGACATAGTAATTTCTGATGTGATGATGCCCAAAATGGATGGCTTTGAGATGTGTAAATTGATGAAAACCGATTTAGAAACATCTCACATTCCTATAATATTATTAACTGCCAGAACATTAGAAGAAGACCGCATAGAAGGTTATGAAAATGGTGCTGACGGCTATCTATCTAAACCTTTTTCTATTGACGTTCTTAGGTCTAGAATAAGCAATCTTTTGGTGGCAAAAAACAGGCTACGCCAACGCTTCTCAGAGATTGGAGGTGTTTTTCCGTCAAGAGAAGTCACTACCAACAATATTGATGAGGCGTTTTTAGATAAAGCGACAAGAATAGTCATGAAAAACATCAGTGACCTTGATTTCAAACAAGAAGATTTACTGAAAGATATGCATTTGGGAAGGTCACAGTTTTATAGAAAAATAAATGCTCTAACCGGAAACAATCCTAGCCATTTTATAAGAACCATTCGCCTTCGTTACGCTTCGGATTTGCTGCTAAAAAACGAATATTCTATCAAAGAAATTACCTATATGGCAGGATTCAACTCTACCGCATATTTCAGTAAAACCTTCCGTGAGTTATTTGAACTTACCCCTACTCAATATATGGAGCAAGCTGCAAAAACCGTAAAATCGTAA